A genomic region of Raphanus sativus cultivar WK10039 chromosome 6, ASM80110v3, whole genome shotgun sequence contains the following coding sequences:
- the LOC108810733 gene encoding pectinesterase inhibitor 12-like, whose product MLINHLLLIKAKIKKKMKILLCLVMLFLLLDGFATAQNLIQDSCKKAAASNPKIQLDFCVKTLEGNPQSKAAKSLADLVMASTKNAATKTTSLKAMADNLLKGEKFAKESEMPLRDCLELYTDATTSLNEALTSVQSRMYKTAKVGMSAAMDAPSTCETGFKERKAPQESQFTKDNDVLTQTISITLALTTMLK is encoded by the coding sequence ATGCTTATTAATCATCTGCTTCTCATCAaagccaaaataaaaaaaaaaatgaaaattttgctTTGCCTAGTAATGCTCTTTCTCCTCTTAGACGGTTTCGCAACCGCACAAAATCTCATTCAAGATTCTTGCAAAAAAGCTGCAGCTTCAAACCCGAAAATCCAGCTCGACTTCTGCGTCAAGACCCTCGAAGGTAACCCCCAGAGCAAAGCCGCAAAAAGCCTCGCGGACTTGGTCATGGCGTCGACCAAGAACGCTGCCACCAAAACGACCAGCTTGAAAGCAATGGCTGACAACCTTCTCAAGGGGGAAAAGTTCGCAAAGGAAAGTGAGATGCCGTTACGCGACTGCCTGGAGCTTTACACTGACGCTACAACTTCCTTAAACGAAGCTTTGACGAGCGTTCAATCGCGTATGTACAAAACCGCCAAGGTGGGTATGAGTGCTGCAATGGATGCACCGAGCACTTGCGAAACTGGATTCAAAGAAAGAAAAGCGCCTCAGGAATCTCAGTTTACGAAAGACAATGATGTTTTGACTCAGACGATTTCGATTACTTTAGCTTTAACAACCATGTTGAAATGA